A window of the Hordeum vulgare subsp. vulgare chromosome 5H, MorexV3_pseudomolecules_assembly, whole genome shotgun sequence genome harbors these coding sequences:
- the LOC123395081 gene encoding uncharacterized protein LOC123395081: protein MMMMPCLRLSAFCLSLSPNLALLSFASLPFPCSPCTAYKTCPANNATPFRLHLSSSSSHPLHPPWSPAPMKDRRAGAGFPFSIGCMSQSAVAVADPLEKKPMPPPPAQQQADAPSSSTTAATTQERGAGEESGEDKARNAAASGIVSAGVQRLLKGIKTFFAAYDGDEEEDEDEAEIVIGFPTDVQHVGHIGWDGINKVGGMVGAFSLPSSLSLRQLEIAMDPGASTTTCIN from the exons ATGATGATGATGCCCTGTCTCCGTCTCTCTGCTTTCTGTCTTTCTCTCTCACCAAACCTTGCCTTGCTTTCCTTTGCCTCCCTTCCCTTCCCTTGTTCCCCGTGCACTGCCTATAAGACATGCCCAGCCAATAACGCAACACCATTCCGCCTGCATCTTTCTTCCTCCTCGTCTCACCCCCTGCACCCTCCGTGGTCTCCGGCTCCGATGAAGGACCGACGCGCCGGCGCCGGCTTCCCCTTCTCCATCGGCTGCATGTCGCAGTCCGCCGTCGCTGTAGCCGACCCGCTCGAGAAGAAGCCGATGCCGCCACCGCCGGCGCAGCAGCAGGCcgacgccccctcctcctccaccacggcGGCCACCACACAGG AGAGAGGCGCCGGAGAAGAAAGCGGCGAGGACAAGGCCAGAAACGCGGCGGCGTCGGGGATCGTCTCGGCGGGGGTGCAGCGGCTGCTCAAGGGGATCAAGACCTTCTTCGCGGCTTACGACGGCgatgaagaggaggatgaggacgaggcggagatcgtcatcgggtTCCCCACCGACGTGCAGCACGTCGGGCACATCGGCTGGGACGGGATCAACAAGGTGGGCGGCATGGTCGGCGCCTTCTCGTTGccatcctccctctccctccgccagcttgagatcgccatggaccccGGCGCCTCCACCACCACCTGCATCAACTGA
- the LOC123395082 gene encoding arginine decarboxylase-like — protein sequence MPPPPALRSLRAPISIRTESPKRHGIARCDTSRSTPRISETEPTLAQPSADVQGGSAPLFQALKSTAAQDVSCFHFPGHNRGKAAPSSLSNLIGMGAFLHDLPELPELDDLFYPKGVIFDAQNQAAQLFGSSKTWFLVNGSTCGIQAAVMATCSPGDYIIIPRNCHISVISALVLSGAVPKYIVPEYNSAWDIAGGVTPSQVDKALKELEMDGKKVGAVLVTSPTYHGICSDVQGIVDVCHPLHIPVIVDEAHGAHFRFHHSFPRTAIEQGADLAVQSTHKVLSSLTQSSMLHMAGGLVDADKVSQCLQLLQSSSPSYLLLSSLDATRAQLSENAKSFDEPVALALETKDQLMVIPGLSVLDLSCFASDFPATDPLRVTLSASDLHLSGYEADDILEEHQIVSELVGTQAVTFAINLGTRRQDVQKLVQCAKHLSEKYFSAKESRLRKHNYVRSPLDKFSVKLTPREAFFTKKRRVCIEDSLGEICGELICPYPPGIPVLIPGEVVTQDSLSYLINVRDQGMTISGAADGELNSIMVCNL from the exons ATGCCACCTCCTCCGGCCCTCCGCTCCCTGCGCGCGCCCATCTCTATACGTACG GAATCACCCAAGCGACATGGCATAGCACGGTGTGACACTTCACGGAGCACGCCAAGAATATCTGAAACTGAACCTACGCTTGCTCAACCTTCAGCAGATGTCCAAGGTGGTTCTGCCCCTCTGTTTCAGGCACTGAAATCAACAGCAGCCCAAGACGTGTCCTGCTTTCACTTCCCTGGACACAACCGAGGGAAAGCTGCTCCGTCATCGTTGTCAAACCTTATTGGCATGGGAGCGTTTTTACACGACTTGCCCGAGCTACCTGAGCTCGACGACCTCTTCTACCCCAAGGGTGTGATCTTCGATGCTCAGAACCAGGCAGCTCAACTGTTTGGTTCCTCTAAGACATGGTTCCTGGTCAACGGAAGTACCTGCGGAATCCAGGCCGCGGTGATGGCCACCTGCTCCCCCGGTGACTACATCATTATACCTCGGAACTGTCACATTTCAGTGATCTCTGCCCTGGTTCTGTCCGGCGCTGTGCCTAAGTATATAGTACCAGAGTACAATTCTGCATGGGACATTGCTGGTGGTGTTACGCCGTCACAGGTGGATAAAGCACTGAAGGAGCTTGAGATGGATGGCAAGAAAGTAGGTGCTGTTCTTGTTACTTCACCGACCTACCATGGCATATGCAGCGATGTGCAAGGTATCGTTGATGTTTGCCATCCCTTACACATTCCGGTTATAGTTGATGAGGCTCAtggtgcacacttcaggttccatCACAGTTTTCCAAGAACGGCGATTGAGCAAGGTGCTGACTTAGCTGTGCAATCCACGCACAAGGTTCTGAGCTCTCTTACACAGTCCTCGATGCTTCACATGGCTGGAGGTCTGGTTGATGCAGATAAAGTGAGCCAATGCCTCCAGTTGCTCCAGAGCTCAAGCCCAAGTTACCTCCTACTGTCATCATTAGATGCTACAAGAGCTCAGTTGAGCGAGAACGCGAAATCTTTTGATGAACCGGTGGCATTGGCTTTAGAAACAAAAGATCAGCTAATGGTAATCCCAGGGTTATCTGTCCTGGACTTGTCATGCTTTGCTTCTGACTTCCCTGCCACTGATCCTTTGCGCGTCACACTAAGTGCTTCAGATCTACATTTATCTGGATACGAAGCAGATGACATTTTGGAAGAGCATCAAATTGTATCTGAGCTTGTCGGAACACAGGCGGTGACGTTTGCAATCAACTTAGGGACCAGGAGGCAAGATGTTCAAAAGCTTGTACAGTGTGCAAAGCATCTGTCAGAAAAATACTTCTCTGCAAAAGAATCCAGATTGAGAAAGCATAATTACGTTCGTAGCCCATTAGATAAGTTCTCTGTCAAGCTGACTCCAAGAGAAGCCTTCTTTACAAAGAAAAGGAGAGTGTGCATTGAGGACAGCCTTGGTGAGATTTGTGGTGAGCTTATCTGCCCGTATCCACCAGGTATTCCTGTGCTGATACCCGGTGAGGTTGTAACTCAGGATTCACTGTCTTACTTAATAAACGTCAGAGATCAGGGCATGACAATCAGTGGAGCAGCTGATGGTGAACTCAACTCAATCATGGTATGCAACTTGTGA